Below is a genomic region from Brassica oleracea var. oleracea cultivar TO1000 chromosome C9, BOL, whole genome shotgun sequence.
GTGGTCAGTGGTGAGCGCTGACATAATTGTGTGACATTATGACATGTAAAATAGTGTGACATTTTCGTTAGTATCCTGCACTTTCGAAATATGGAGTAACGATTTAGTCGGGTAACATGTAAAATTTACAACTGAACTAGAACCCACAACTTTTGATATTATAAACCATCACATAAATAGCTTAAATCCGAAACCGACACGAACTACTCTATTTTGGATCGGTTCTGATTCAGGTATTCGGTTTTTAGGCCCGGAGGCGTATTAAAATACTCTACATGGGTTGAGAGACCAAAATTATTTTGTTTGGGCCCAGCCCGGCCCATCCATCTACCTGTATCATCTCTCTCTCTCTAGCATATCTGTGTTTGTTGTCTCTCGATCGATCGTGCGACTGAGGACGAAGATGCAAGCAGTTTCCAGGAGATTAGTCCAACGGCCTCTCGCCGGAGAAACTTCCATCTATTCATCGTCTTCTCTCAGATCGCTCTATGGTGTCCCAGATTACCGTTAAGTCTCTTGCGATTGAATTTAATTTCATTCGCATTTTCTAGGTTTTAATAATGAGATAATATATGGTTTTCTGATTCAGTGAATGGAAGTGATAATCGTCGCTACTCGTCTTCCCTTGCTACTAAGGGCGTGGGGCACCTTGCTCGCAAGGGTACTGGTGGCAGATCTTCCGTCAGGTAAATGCTGGAACTACAATTCTCGTAGAAGAAGAAGAAGAAGAAATGTTATTTGGTCTGTGTTAGGATAACGCCAAGCTTAAAAATGAAAAACAATGTAGCATGGTTTTGCGGTAGCTTCAGTATAATGAAAATCTTGATTTGTCCTTTGTTTTTGCCAGTGGCATTGTAGCTACGGTGTTTGGAGCCACAGGGTTTCTTGGTCGTTATCTTGTGCAGCAGCTAGGTGAGTTTGGTTTTTAGCATATCTAATACCCATCCTAGTATACATCAATCTTGTCCTTCCTTTTACATGTTTTTTTTTTTTGGTTTTCTAATTATGTTGCAAATGAATTGCTCCTTCCAGCTAAAATGGGATCGCAAGTGCTAGTTCCTTTCCGAGGCTCTGAGGACAACCCTCGACATCTCAAGTTGATGGGAGATTTAGGACAGGTAATATCTTTTTTTTTTGTTTAACACAATGCTTATAAGGGTATGTCCCAAGAACACACCTTTTTTTGTATGTTAGACTTTGGAGCAACAAATTTGTGATGTATATTCCAGGTAGTACCAATGAAATTTGATCCGAGAGATGAAGACTCCATTAAGGCTATCATGGCAAAGGCTAATGTCGTTATCAATCTCATTGGTACTTATTTTGTTTTGATCTTTTAAAAAGCAACACTGTTCTTTTAATCTGTGGATGATATCTATTCTAATCCTCAGGAAGAGAGTACGAGACCAGAAATTTCAGTTTCGAAGAGGTGAATCATCACATGGCTGAGAAACTTGCATTGGTATGTTCCGGAAACTCTGGTGAAGAGGCTTCCATTTTCTTACTCATGGGATTGTTGGGTACTTCGGAAATGAGCTACGCATTTTTAAGCTTCAGGGTAATACGGTCTGCTCTTTTAGTTATGTCTAATTAGATTGGGGATTGGTGGATTTGTTGTTTCAGGTGGCTAAGGAACATGGTGGGATAATGAGATTTATTCAGGTTTCTTGTCTGGGAGCTTCTGTGTCATCTCCTTCAAGAATGCAGAGGGCTAAAGCTGCTGCTGAGGAAGCTGTCTTCAGTGCGCTGCCTGAGGTAAACTTATCGCAGCTTTTGGAACCTAAAACGCTCTCTTCTGTAACTATAATCCTAATATTTCATTCACTATTGCTATGATTCTGCTTGATGTCAGATATAAGGTATATCCTCTAGTTGTTTCTTGTGTAGAACTGGAAAAACAGTATATGAAGTTATTATTGAACTCTAAATTTTAAAGCAACAATGTACCTGGAATGGCTTGCATATGCATTTATTCATCAGCCTGCTGCTTCTAGTCAGTTGATGGTGTATATTTATTTGTTTCCTAGGCGACAGTCATGAGACCCGCGACCATGATTGGCACAGAGGACAGAATCTTGAACCCCTGGGCAATGTTCGTTAAAAAATATGGTTTCTTCCCGCTCATAGGTGGTGGCACCAACAAGTATGTCCTAAACCTTTGTCTAGTTCTTTTCACCGGTTTTCTTACCCTAACCATAACTTAATTGCAGATTCCAGCCCGTATATGTGGTTGATGTTGCTGCTGCAATCGTTGCAGCTCTCAAGGATGATGGCTCCAGCATGGGGAAAACCTATGAATTAGGTGGTCCAGATGTCTTTACCCCTCGTGATTTGGTAAATTCATATTGTCCTTCATTCTCTCTGTCACTGTTTTAGCTCGTTAGGGCTAATTTTGCAAGTGTTTCCTTGCAGGCGGAGATCATGTTTGATATGATTCGTGAATGGCCTCGATATGTGAAGCTTCCATTTCCAATTGCTAAGGTAACAGATCAAATCGTTCGCCGTCTAGGGTAAAAGCTCCTAAGGATTTTTATTTGCACCTTTGTCAGAGAAAGCGTTGCGTATTAGAACTAAAGAAGCCTAGATTGTTAAGGATCTTTGTTTTTGTTTTTCAAATGATACTAATTTTGTATATGTCACAATCTGTTCTAGGCAATGGCGGGTCCTCGGGATTTCATGGTGAACAAGGTCCCGTTCCCTTTACCATCCCCACAGATCTTCAATCTGGATCAAATCAATGCGCTTACAACCGATACACTTGTATCTGACAAGGGTTAGTCATTTCTTCACAGAAGTGAAATAAGTTCTCTTTGCATGATCTGTTTGAGTGTCTCACTCCTTTGTTATTTCGACACAATGGCTATTTTCAGCCTTGACTTTTCAGGATTTGGACCTTGTCCCTCATAAATTGAAGGGATATCCAGTCGAGTTTCTTATCCAGTATCGCAAGGGTGGTCCTAATTTCGGTTCTACCGTCAGTGAAAAGATACCAACAGACTTCTACAATTGATGATGCTTCTACTCAAAGGTCGTTTTCCTGGACTAATTTTGATTCATGCAAGTCTCACAGTGAAATGGCAGAAACTAGATATGGTATTTTGATGCCTTTCATTTTCTTCTGTCAAATAATAAAAGGGTTTCCTCTTCTCTTTGTTGTGTTCTGAAAGAAAGTGTAACCCGTCAACATGATTATAAGTTAGAGAGGAGACGTTTTCTGTTTTTTTTGAATGGGAGATTTATTCCCCGTATGATTATGTAGTTTCTGGTTCGTTTGAAACTTCATGTGCTACTTTGCTCTTGAGTCTTGAATATAACTAAGCCCATGTGCTTCCGTTTTTGCATTCCATATTAGTATAACTAGGGATGTTAACATGGGTATTGCCTATGGATTTACCCAAACCCACTAATGATGGGTTGGGTTTTTACCCATCTAAGATTAATTGGGTCAACCATGAGTATTTTAATTTTAAAACTCATATTTATGTTGAGTAACAAAAGGCTAATGGTGTACCCGTGAGTTTTCAATTATATATATAGATTTTCACCATTTTAACTAAAATATATAAAATTTGTAAAAACGTTCTTTTTCGCCAGAACCAAAAAATGAATTTTTTCGCCAAAATCGAAAACAGGTTTTCTGCCAAAATCTAACAAATTTTCCCGCCAAAACCGTAAAAACAAGTTTTTTCGCCAAAACCGCAAAAAACGAGTTTTCCCGCCAAAACCAGAAAAATTATTTTTCCCGCAAACCGCAAAAATCGAGTTTTCTAACCAAAACCACAAAAAAAAATTTACCGACCAAAACCCGCAAAAAAAAAATTTCCGCTAAAACTACAAAAACAACTTAACAAGTTTTCTCCATAAATGAGTTTTCCTGTCAAAACGATGTTTACTGCTAAAACCGCAAAATGAGTTTTCCGGTTAAAATTGCAAAATATTTTTTTTTCCGAAAAAGCGAGTTTTCCACCAAAATCGTAAACGAGTTTTTGCGCTAAAACAAGTTTTCTATAAAATTGCAAAATCTTGTTTATATATTAAAGCTCACATTAATGATATTAATATTTTACATGATCTTCAGAGTAAATAAGATAATACTTTGGGTACCCACGGGTAAACCTATACCACATTGGGTTACTTTTTTGGTTTGGATTTCAACATTGATGTTTCTAGGTTGTTGCAGGTTGGGTATAAACTGGGTTGGATTATTTGTGGGTTGGGCTGGGCCCAAGTTATTTTACCCTAGGTTAACATCCCTAAGTATAACTAAAGCCCTAAGAAAACTTAAGTACACCTCTTATATGGTTAAGAGGGTATTTTCTACTCGGTTATCTATACTATTAAATCAGAATCCCTACTAGGATTCTGCCCATAGTTTTTGAAGTTATTTACAAGAGAATGTCATTTCCTAATTTGAATTTTTTTTTTAATTAATTCGCTTACTAAATTTATAACCTAACATTTAAAATAAAAATTCGACCCGTAATTAATTCGCTTGCTATATATATAACTTCTCATATTTATATTCAAAATATTTATAACAGCCATATTGATAACCGGCCATATTTACTATATAAGATCCTTATTTAAAAAGAAACAAATCCCGCGCTTTAAAAGAGCGGGTCAAAATCTAGTTTGCGGATTATGAAACGTTAAATACCGGTCTTAGTTTTGAGGGTGGGTAATGAATCTTAATTATGCAAATCTTAGAACATAGCACTTTGCTTCTGCTTGTGGAAAAGAAGTAAAGAATTTTAGGGAACCTCGAGAACCAAGCAACGCATTTAGAGCTAAATATCAAATCACCAAAGGAATAGGACAGTCTCAATTTTAGCTTCATCCAAACAAAATGGAAAGCGAAGGAGACGATTATCCGGGGCCTGAATCCGGCATTGAAGGAATCAACTTGAACGGGAGAAATGTAGGGGCCGTGATGGTGGCGCCTAGGGATGTAGACGTAGCAAGTCAGAGTGGATGCAGGGTCAACATATACGTGAACAGCAACGTTCAAGCGACTTGTGGGTCAGCTCTGTTTGGTAGCAAGGTCAAGCTAAGAGACCCTGGTGTTCATCTCCATATCGAAGACGTTAAAATCCCCCGCGAAGACGGATCTAGACAGAAAGAGATGAGGTTGATTAAGGTTGGGTTATGTTTGGTCTGTCTCTTTAACGTCTCTCTAGGACTCTTTCTCTTGCTCTCCTCTTGGCTCCGGAAGGAAACCTAGTCCATATAGATATCTCCCCATCCACCCATGTTCATGGTAAGAAGAACGATATTCTGTAATTGTTTCTTCGTATAGTCACTTACACTAAGATGTACATTTTTAGATTATTCTGATACTGTTGATATCTACATTTACAAGGGTACAAGAAACACATATGAATGTTGTATATTATTTTTACATGTTTTTCTAGATTGATATGAAGGTTGACTGGTTGATGTTATATTCCAATCTATGTAAATTCCTTAGTAGTCTAGTGGGGCAAACGTGTCGAACGAAGTCATGAGGCTACCGGATTGTAAGCTGTAAGTACAACGTACCAATCACAATCCCAGCTACGAGATTATAACTATTTTTTTTTTTTGCAAACTATTGATTAGAGGAATTGAAAACTTATATCAGTTGTAGTAGATTTTTTTCTAAATATATATATTTGATCCAACCAATGGATGATTAATAAGAGAGGACCATTGTAATACCCCCGTCTTAAAAAAAAAAAAAAAACTCTAATTTCGGTTTATGGAATTTCTCGGGGAAGCCGAAGGCTCAGGAAATTTTTATCCTTAAGGTTAAGGTTAGTCTGGAATCTATTAAAAATATTGAGCTCATCAGAACGGGAGCGGAAGAATATTCAGGATTGATCGCGGGATGAAAATTCACCAAAAGGACCGAAATCGCGCAAATCGAACGAGAAGCTCGAGGTGGCTTGATCTAATGGATCAGGACGTGGTATCAACCATTAAACCTGCTGAGTGTCAACACAATAAGGAGGTGTAGACATGCATGAAGCAGTTCCATGCAGCTCGACACACAGAAGCACGAGGTGTCGCAGTACCTGCAATCTGCGCATGCGAACCGACATGCAGAGGCCCGTGTGTCACGATGCATGAACACCAGACATGCTGAAGGGCAAGTGGACGTGGAGGTGTCTTCTGGCTCGGCCAGGAAACATGCAACAGGGCATGTGGACGCCCATGTGTCGTCACGCATGCGACCGGAAGCATGCGAGACGACACACATGCGATCGGGTGGCATGTTTTTATTGGCCGACAACTTCAATATATACCCAGCCACCCTTCACCATTTTTACTCATCTCATTCCATAGAAACCAAAGCAAAACGTGGCTAGAGAGAGAGAGAGAGAGAGAAAGAAGTAAGGTGCTTTAGAAGTATAGACATTTCCAAAGACCGATAAACTGCCGGGAAATTCTAAAAAACTGTCTAGAAGTGAAAGAAGTTTTTTTAGAGTTCTGATCAGTCCAGACCAGTCCACTCAAGACATCGACGTTGGGTTTTGGGATTTAACATCACGGTACCAAGACGAAGATTTGGAGGGGATAAAAGGGGTTTGGTCAACATCCGGAATCAAAGAGTCGAGCCACATCGCTTAATCACTGTGAGTCACGGTTAACTGATTGTTAACGAATTATTAATGCAGGTTCCCGACATCGGAGACGGCTTCCGAGCTAGGATAGCCGGACCGGTCTAGGTGTCAGTTTGTGGATCCGAGGCTTGAGACGATGTCTGGGCTAAGTGGATAGCAAGACTAGTCTAAGCACCCGGATTATTGTGATTGTGTGATTATTATATGTTGTTATAGTGTGTACCTCGTGTTGCTACTGTTGTGTGAGAACCTCGTGGTGGTTCTAGTAGTTGTTTGCAGGTCATTGCTTCCCCAAATGGTACCATTAAGCCGGTCGTGGTCCGGAAAGTGGTGGGCTCGGTTTAACTTGGCTTGATCACCAAGGCCGAGTGTCACACGTGGATGTGACAGCCCCCGGCGAGTCCGATAGAGGACCGGGGTACGGCGATTCCAATTGAGGACCGTGACCGGGCGATTCCCGAGCGCCTACGCCTGTGTGGTGTAATAGTGAAGGGATGGCCGGTGTCCTTTATGGGAGGAAGAATGATTCTGTTGGGCCCTAAGAGTATATATATATATGGTTGATTGATGTGACACTCATAAAGAGTGTTTTAATTTATTATGGTTTAATTGTTTAGTGCTTAATCATTTAAGCTTTGAATATGGTTGTTGAACTACTCGTCTTGCTTGTGTTTGGGGTAAGGTTTAGAATGACGGGTAGTTGTATATGCTAGATAAGGAACCCTGGCTCACTGAGTGAAACTAGTTCACTCACTCCTCACATCCTTTTGCAGGTGACCAGTAGAAAGGACCATAGCCCTCGCGGAACTGTAGGAGCTGGTGTAGATTGGACATCTTTTGCTAAAGACTCGTTTTCAAGATATATGAATGTATGTTTTACTTACGACTGCGTCCATGGACCCTATGTATAATATTTTGGGCTTGTGAACTTCGTTTTTTATATATATGAAATAAAGTATGTTTATATTCGTGACGTGTTGAATCTGATATTAGGTTAGTCCAACCTAACACAACTCAATATTTTGGGTTACAGAATTATGTTTTGTGACTTGGAAAGTCTATTCTCAACCCGTCGTAACACTTCCGGACTTGGCAGAGGAAGGTCGTTCGGGCATGTTCTTGTTTGATTGTTGTCCGGCTGACTGGCCGATGTCTAAAACGGTACGGGGGTGTTACAACCACGGTTTCATTTGTTATAATAGATTTAAGAATCTTTCAATGAAGTATATGTCATTTACAAAGTTGAGCCAATATTTAATCTACTACTTATGCAAATCACCCTTGTATGTCCACCAATTGTAACAAATAATTGAAGCATCAAAAGTTATTTTTCTTCTTTTTATTGCTGGAAGAACGTGAATGCTTGGCCAATACTATCGTCAGCAGTTTATCATAAAAAGAAATACTCTCTCTGTTCCACGAAGATAGATTTTTTAGTATTTTCACACATATTAAGAAAACACATTAAACTACCATAATAAATGTATCATTTTCTGTAATTTTCAATTTTCAATAACTTTTAACCAATAATAATTCAATTAATGTTTTTGAAATTTGCAATTTTTTCATAGAAAACACAAAAATACATTTTTATGAAATAATTTTTTTTTCTAAAAAATCTATCCTTAAAAAATGAAGGGAGTAATAAATATGTTCATTGCAAGTAGTACTTGGTGGTGCTATCCATGTGAGTTGTACACTGGGGGAGCACAAACTTCCCCCACTCCCACTGGCCACGTTTGTCCCTTTTAAAGTTTATGTTTGTTTATTTATGAATATGATGATTGGGATCAAAATGAAGTCTTCTCCTTGGCACATTTTTGAAGTGTAAGTGTTAATATCCAAAGTAATTTGGATTTGTCCAAATACACGAACATTTCATTTCAGTGTACTTTCGTTTTAGTTTCCACCTCTAATTATTCATGTGATTTGAACTTTTTTACGTGCTTACTATCATCATGTAGTTGGACATTATGATGAAAATTTGGTCCCAATGAATAAAAAGATACCTACTAAACTGTTTTATACACTTAAATAGTAGTATAAAATAACACATGATCTAAGCAGAATGGTCAAGAATCATCGAAATACTTAATTAGCGGGAAGGGGGGAAAGTTGAAATGATAGGGGCTTAAACTTGAAGCAATCATGTTAGAACGTGGAATCATTTCCCACACCCTCGTCGTCGGAAGCACGTTACGAGCGAAGAAGTTGTGTCGAAGGGTCCAAAGAAGGGGAAGGTTATAAAGCGGACGTAATCGACCCATGGAGCGGACATGTCAGCAGAGAAATAAAGTACGTGGCAAGGTCCCACTGGTCACCGACAAGTAGAAGAAGAACTGACGGCGCAGATTTAGCTGTCCGACTAACGCGCGCCCTCATCCCTCTCTCCACGACGGTGATGAGACCAGCTCACGAGCAAGTCAAAATCCATTTCAATCTGAAAACAACAACCTTTTTTTTTCTTCAGACATCTCTAGATCTCAATTCCTTGTCTGAAGGATAAAAAAAGTCACCTTCTTCTTCTTCCTCGTTACTCCGTCTCTAGCGGATCATTGTCGGTACTATTCTCAAATCTGCTTCTTTCCGATCAAAGCTTGGATCTTTTTGCTTTCTAAAACTTGGATTTAGCTTCAATCAAATCGCTTCTGTAGATTTTTGGGAACTAGCAATGTTGTGATCTCGTAACACACACACACACACACACTCTCTCTCTCTCTATATATATATATATATATATATATATGGTTCCGAGGGTTGCTATGAGGCGTCGCGCTGCGGAAGTTCCTCCTACAGAGCCGACGGAGAAGGGAAACGGGAAGAGTCATACAAATCGAATATGTCTGGTAGTGTCCTTATCACTCTTGTTCTGGGCATTGCTTTTGTACTTCCATTTCGTTGTCATAGGGAGCAGCACTAACATGGAGAATCAGATCCATTTGCAACCCCAACCATCATCGTCATCATCTACCTCTCTTCGGATACACAAGTTCGATCCTCGCAAAGAGAAAGATCCTTTAGCTAAGCCTATACTCCCTCCTGCTCCAGTGGCCACCACTTCCACTTTTAACCCTCCTGAAACCGTTGAGTTTCCGTTCGTGAAAGCCTTGAAGACAGTAGACAACAAAAGCGATCCCTGTGGAGGCAAGTACATCTACGTCCACGATCTCCCCTCCAGGTTCAACGAGGACATGCTTCGAGACTGCAAGAAGCTCAGTCTCTGGACCAACATGTGCAAGTTCACCACCAACGCCGGCCTAGGCCCTCCCTTGGAGAACGTCGAAGGCGTCTTCTCCGACGAAGGCTGGTACGCCACCAATCAGTTCGCGGTCGACGTCATCTTCAGCAACCGGATGAAGCAGTACAAATGCCTGACCAACGACTCTTCCCTCGCCGCCGCCATCTTCGTTCCCTTCTACGCTGGCTTCGACGTCGCCAGGTACCTCTGGGGGTACAACATCTCCACCAGGGACGCTGCTTCTCTCGAGCTGGTCGATTGGCTCACGAAGCGCCCCGAGTGGGAGATCATGAGAGGCAAAGATCACTTCCTCGTGGCGGGTAGGATCACTTGGGATTTCAGGAGGTTGTCCGAGGAAGAAACCGATTGGGGTAACAAGCTTCTCTTCCTCCCAGCTGCCAAGAACATGTCTATGCTCGTGGTCGAGTCCAGCCCCTGGAACGCGAACGACTTCGGGATCCCTTACCCGACCTACTTCCATCCGGCCAAGGACTCGGAGGTGTTCGAGTGGCAAGAGCGGATGAGAAACTTGGACAGGAAGTGGCTGTTCTCCTTCGCGGGAGCCCCGCGGCCCGACAACACCAAATCCATCAGAGGGCAGATCATCGACCAGTGCAGAAACTCAAACGTCGGGAAGCTCTTGGAGTGCGATTTCGGGGAGAGCAAATGTCACTCCCCGAGCAGCATTATGCAAATGTTTCAAGGCTCTCTCTTCTGTCTTCAGCCCCAGGGAGACTCCTACACTCGCAGATCGGCTTTCGACTCCATGCTCGCCGGCTGCATACCCGTCTTCTTCCACCCGGGCTCGGCCTACACGCAGTACACGTGGCATCTGCCCAAGAACTACTCGACCTACTCGGTGTTCATCCCCGAGGACGATATTCGGAAGAGAAACGTGAGCATCGAGGAGCGGCTCCTCCGGATACCTCCAGAGCAGGTCAGGAGCATGAGGGAAAACGTCATAAGCCTCATCCCGGGGCTGATCTACGCAGACCCGAGATCGGAGCTGGAGACGCTGAAGGATGCGTTCGATGTGTCGGTGCAGGCCGTAATAGACAAGGTGACTCGGTTGAGGAAGAATATGATCGAGGGTCGAACCGAGTATGACAACTTCGTGGAGGAGAACAGCTGGAAGTATGCGTTGCTGGAGGATGGGCAGAGGGAAGCCGGGGGACACGTGTGGGACCCGTTCTTCTCGAAACCGAAGCCTGGAGAAGATAGCGGCAACGATGGCAATGGAGGGACGACCATTTCGGCAGATGCAGCTAAGAATTCATGGAAGAGTGAACAGAGAGACAAGACACAATGAGAAAGAGGCAGAACTCTTGCCACATTTTGCTTACGGATTGAGATATAGTTTTTGGTTATTGTTGTTATACGGACAAAAAATGATATATTTTTGTTGTTGTATTGTATCAAAATGTAGTTTCTCCAGGTTTGGTAGAGAAGTTTGTTTGATAATCTTCTTGTATCAGTATCAGCTAAACACACTTGAGATTAATAATGAGCAGTGATCCTTTTCAAGTTCAGCTGAAATCAGTTGTTTTAATTTGCAAGATTTTACCAATTAAGAGTTTGTTGATCCAGAATAATAGTCTCCGCGTAGTAGGGAAAATATCATTTTAAAGTTTATTGTGAAGGTGTTTTTATCGTTTTTTTTGCATATTATTTATGTAGTGACCAGCTCTTGGAACCCACCCATGCACATGCTCATCAGCTAGCAGCTTTTCTTGAGATCAGTTAAGAAACTAAAATTCCTTAGCTTTTAAACTAAATATCAATTGTTAGTTAATCCATTACCACAAACATGGAACAAAAAGACTATAATAAAATTATAATAAATATTATATCATCAAAGTAAGTGTATATTTAACATACATGTTCTTCATTAAAACTGAATTATATTATATAAATATTTAAGATAGTATAGATTAGAAAGCTCTCTTTATATTACAAAGCTTCAATAGAATTTCCATTTGTAACTGAATTTTCAGTGATCTTTGCACCCAAATGATTATTTTACAATTGAATTAAATTACGGATAAAAATCTGGCTTTTATGAGGAAAATAAAAAAAAAACAAGTTTTGAATTAATCAATCATTCTTATGAATATGATCCAACAGATGACCAAAAAAAAAAAGAATTAATCAATCATTCTCAGCATTTTATTCAAGAAAACGAAATAAACAATATTATAAATAAATATTTTGGGCTTAGCAATACAAAAAGCGAGTAAAGCCCATGTGAAGGCCCACCAGAACATCCCACGTAGGAAAATTAGTAGGTCCGGTATGAAAAAACGTTGCACGCGCCGTTATCTGCGTGCGTGTGAGAAGGGATCAGTGACCACCATCTCTTCTTCTTTCTTTTTTTAACTCCGCCAGCCACCATCACAGTCGCACATTAAAAATAAAAACGCAAAGAAGAACAACTGAAGAAGGAACGAGAGAGAGAGAGAGAGAGCGGTAAGGATCCCGATTTACCCGCCAATACTTGTTGGAAAATATATTTGGACTCTTCATCTAGAGTTAGATTGTTCGGCTGGGGGTTTATCATGAATTTGTAGGTGAGAATTTAGATCATCTCTAGGTTTGGTGTCTCTGTGGATTCAGATTCGAGATTGTATGTTTTTCGAATAGTATGTGTTTGTGATTATTCGCCATAACTGATACTGTCTTTGTGCTTGATTGCATCACGATTGGGCTTTTTTTGCATGATGAACATATAGCTTCATTTCTTACCATCTGTTAGTCTATCTATATCTTGGCATATTATATAACTTGTGCCTTCCACAGATTATCTCATCAATGGAGACTCGCAACCTTGCACACACTTGTTCTTCGATACCACCACCAGACATTCCCATCAATTCACAACAGCACAATCAACTCATCGCAGGGCCCTATCATCATCTCCTCTCTGCCAATGGCGAAGCAGTTGGTCACATTTATTCTAATGATTTCCCTAACGCTGCTTCTTCCATGGTCTCTCATGAGATGTTAGACTGGGATGATCATGCTGACCTTCTTGATTTGGGAGTAGTGGAGGAGGATGACGAATTGATTACTAATGAGAATCCTATCATGTCTCCTTTCTGGAACGATGTTTTCCTTGTCGCAAGTTCAACCTCAGCTCCCAAGGTTGGTTGT
It encodes:
- the LOC106313530 gene encoding NADH dehydrogenase [ubiquinone] 1 alpha subcomplex subunit 9, mitochondrial-like, with the protein product MQAVSRRLVQRPLAGETSIYSSSSLRSLYGVPDYLNGSDNRRYSSSLATKGVGHLARKGTGGRSSVSGIVATVFGATGFLGRYLVQQLAKMGSQVLVPFRGSEDNPRHLKLMGDLGQVVPMKFDPRDEDSIKAIMAKANVVINLIGREYETRNFSFEEVNHHMAEKLALVAKEHGGIMRFIQVSCLGASVSSPSRMQRAKAAAEEAVFSALPEATVMRPATMIGTEDRILNPWAMFVKKYGFFPLIGGGTNKFQPVYVVDVAAAIVAALKDDGSSMGKTYELGGPDVFTPRDLAEIMFDMIREWPRYVKLPFPIAKAMAGPRDFMVNKVPFPLPSPQIFNLDQINALTTDTLVSDKALTFQDLDLVPHKLKGYPVEFLIQYRKGGPNFGSTVSEKIPTDFYN
- the LOC106316860 gene encoding uncharacterized protein LOC106316860, which translates into the protein MESEGDDYPGPESGIEGINLNGRNVGAVMVAPRDVDVASQSGCRVNIYVNSNVQATCGSALFGSKVKLRDPGVHLHIEDVKIPREDGSRQKEMRLIKVGLCLVCLFNVSLGLFLLLSSWLRKET
- the LOC106319248 gene encoding xyloglucan galactosyltransferase KATAMARI1-like, coding for MVPRVAMRRRAAEVPPTEPTEKGNGKSHTNRICLVVSLSLLFWALLLYFHFVVIGSSTNMENQIHLQPQPSSSSSTSLRIHKFDPRKEKDPLAKPILPPAPVATTSTFNPPETVEFPFVKALKTVDNKSDPCGGKYIYVHDLPSRFNEDMLRDCKKLSLWTNMCKFTTNAGLGPPLENVEGVFSDEGWYATNQFAVDVIFSNRMKQYKCLTNDSSLAAAIFVPFYAGFDVARYLWGYNISTRDAASLELVDWLTKRPEWEIMRGKDHFLVAGRITWDFRRLSEEETDWGNKLLFLPAAKNMSMLVVESSPWNANDFGIPYPTYFHPAKDSEVFEWQERMRNLDRKWLFSFAGAPRPDNTKSIRGQIIDQCRNSNVGKLLECDFGESKCHSPSSIMQMFQGSLFCLQPQGDSYTRRSAFDSMLAGCIPVFFHPGSAYTQYTWHLPKNYSTYSVFIPEDDIRKRNVSIEERLLRIPPEQVRSMRENVISLIPGLIYADPRSELETLKDAFDVSVQAVIDKVTRLRKNMIEGRTEYDNFVEENSWKYALLEDGQREAGGHVWDPFFSKPKPGEDSGNDGNGGTTISADAAKNSWKSEQRDKTQ